The Granulicella sibirica genome has a segment encoding these proteins:
- a CDS encoding acyl-CoA dehydrogenase family protein: protein MAASTTLPPEVTTIKPQTVRIPGGAFLITDAKPDDCIFPEDFTEEQRQIAETTADFANNEIVPMSDAIEEKDFSVTRRLLKEAAELGLTSIDIPEEYGGLELDKMSSAIVAENISRQGSFSVAFSAHTGIGTLPLVWYGTAEQKAKYLPRIASGEIISAYALSESTSGSDAVSARCRAVLSEDGSTYTLNGEKMWITNGGIADLYTVFARCAVPGEDKEKLTAFLIERGTSGFTNGNEEHKLGIRGSSTTPLILTDCVIPAGNLLGEVGKGHHIAFNILNVGRYKLGNAAVGGAHRSLDNGIKYAIDRKAFGKSISEFGLIQEKIANSAVGIFAGGAVCYRTVGLIDQALAGVDKNDTKAIQKQIESYAVECSIVKVWASEMLDYVVDETLQIFAGYGYVEEYPAARAYRDARINRIFEGTNEINRLIITGWLMKSAMTGKLALMPAIKNLMDEVMAGPIEKEEREGPLAEEFDLLASAKKTALFAAGVATQKYMQAMADEQEVMGAIADMIIEVFAMESTLLRAQKIVDGKKLKSEIPVAMAKLYAAKAMDVIELAARKVVAAAAEGDMLRTQMTILRRLAKHDPVDTIALRRQVAKHVINAGRYTL, encoded by the coding sequence ATGGCCGCTTCCACTACCCTCCCGCCTGAAGTAACGACCATCAAGCCGCAGACTGTCCGCATTCCCGGTGGTGCCTTTCTTATCACCGATGCGAAGCCTGACGATTGCATCTTTCCGGAAGACTTCACGGAAGAGCAGAGGCAGATTGCTGAGACTACGGCTGACTTCGCCAACAACGAGATCGTGCCGATGTCGGATGCGATCGAGGAGAAGGACTTCTCGGTTACGCGTCGGTTGCTTAAGGAGGCGGCGGAGCTTGGGCTTACTTCGATCGATATTCCTGAGGAGTATGGGGGGCTTGAGCTGGATAAGATGAGCTCGGCGATTGTGGCGGAGAATATCTCGCGGCAGGGGTCGTTCTCGGTGGCGTTCTCGGCGCATACGGGAATTGGAACGCTTCCTCTGGTTTGGTACGGGACGGCGGAGCAGAAGGCGAAGTATCTGCCGCGGATCGCATCGGGTGAGATTATTTCGGCTTATGCGCTTTCGGAGTCGACCTCGGGGTCGGATGCGGTGAGTGCGCGGTGCCGGGCGGTGCTGAGTGAGGATGGCTCGACCTACACGCTCAACGGCGAGAAGATGTGGATTACGAATGGCGGGATCGCGGATCTTTATACCGTCTTTGCGCGGTGTGCGGTGCCGGGGGAAGACAAGGAAAAGCTGACGGCGTTTCTGATCGAGCGGGGGACGTCGGGGTTTACGAATGGCAATGAGGAGCACAAGCTGGGGATTCGCGGGTCGTCGACGACGCCGCTGATCCTGACGGACTGCGTGATTCCGGCGGGGAACCTGCTTGGCGAGGTCGGTAAAGGGCACCACATTGCGTTCAACATTTTGAATGTCGGGCGGTACAAGCTGGGGAATGCGGCGGTGGGTGGGGCGCACCGGTCGCTCGATAACGGGATCAAGTATGCGATCGACCGGAAGGCGTTCGGGAAGTCGATCTCCGAGTTTGGTCTGATCCAGGAGAAGATCGCGAACTCGGCGGTGGGGATCTTTGCGGGCGGGGCGGTGTGCTACCGGACGGTGGGGCTGATCGACCAGGCGCTTGCGGGCGTGGATAAGAACGATACGAAGGCGATTCAGAAACAGATCGAGAGCTATGCGGTGGAGTGCTCGATTGTGAAGGTGTGGGCGTCGGAGATGCTGGATTACGTGGTCGACGAGACGCTGCAGATCTTCGCGGGGTATGGGTATGTGGAGGAGTATCCGGCGGCGCGGGCTTATCGGGATGCGCGGATCAACCGTATCTTTGAAGGCACGAATGAGATCAATCGGCTGATCATTACGGGGTGGCTGATGAAGTCGGCCATGACGGGCAAGCTGGCGTTGATGCCTGCGATCAAGAACCTGATGGACGAGGTGATGGCGGGGCCGATCGAGAAGGAAGAGCGCGAGGGGCCGTTGGCGGAGGAGTTCGACCTGCTTGCTTCGGCGAAGAAGACGGCGTTGTTCGCGGCTGGGGTTGCCACGCAGAAGTACATGCAGGCGATGGCGGACGAGCAGGAGGTGATGGGGGCGATCGCGGACATGATCATCGAGGTGTTCGCGATGGAGTCGACGCTGCTGCGGGCGCAGAAGATTGTGGACGGCAAGAAGCTGAAGAGTGAGATCCCCGTCGCGATGGCGAAGCTGTATGCGGCGAAGGCGATGGATGTGATCGAGCTTGCGGCGCGGAAGGTGGTTGCGGCGGCGGCCGAG